The following proteins are co-located in the Hypomesus transpacificus isolate Combined female chromosome 23, fHypTra1, whole genome shotgun sequence genome:
- the LOC124485250 gene encoding claudin-10-like isoform X1, which translates to MDNCQLKIYTFVGWVIFVHPLPVNGAKPDVRHVNHRRRTHVLYVICSTVTLYSHYSPEVDDIFSKKSQNPRHLKMSGWQILAFLGGLVGLGATIGATVSNEWKATSRASSVITATWVLQGLWNNCAGNAIGALHCRPHHTIFKLEGYIQVCRGLMIAAICLGFFGAIFALVGMKCTKIGGSDQNKARIAFLSGVNFILSGLCSLSACSLYAHRITSEFFDPMFVAQKYELGAALFIGWAGSILCLLGGLILSFSIGDSFPPKNSGRYGYRGSASRVSSHPRAHAQPIHQKPPPDYSNSSRAQHFDKNAYV; encoded by the exons ATGGATAACTGTCAGTTGAAGATATATACTTTTGTTGGCTGGGTCATCTTTGTCCATCCCTTGCCAGTAAATGGAGCAAAGCCTGATGTCCGGCATGTAAATCATCGGCGTAGAACACATGTCCTCTATGTAATTTGTTCAACTGTGACATTGTACTCCCACTATTCTCCTGAAGTGGATGACATTTTTTCCAAGAAATCTCAAAATCCTCGGCATTTAAAAATGTCCGGTTGGCAGATCCTGGCTTTCTTGGGTGGTCTTGTGGGGCTGGGGGCCACCATAGGTGCCACAGTGTCCAACGAGTGGAAGGCCACTAGCAGGGCATCCTCGGTTATCACCGCTACATGGGTGCTGCAGGGACTGTGGAACAACTGTGCTGGAAACGCGATCGGAGCCCTCCACTGCAGACCCCACCACACTATCTTTAAACTGGAAG GCTACATTCAGGTCTGCAGAGGTCTCATGATAGCAGCCATCTGCCTCGGATTCTTTGGTGCCATCTTTGCCTTGGTCGGGATGAAGTGCACCAAAATTGGAGGAAGTGATCAAAACAAAGCTAGAATAGCTTTTCTCTCAGGAGTTAATTTCATACTGAGTG GTCTCTGCTCTTTGTCTGCATGTTCCCTGTACGCCCACAGGATCACGTCAGAGTTTTTTGACCCCATGTTTGTCGCACAGAA ATACGAATTAGGAGCTGCCCTGTTCATCGGCTGGGCAGGCTCCATCCTGTGTCTCCTAGGGGGGCTCATCCTCAGTTTCTCCATCGGAGACAGTTTCCCTCCAAAAAA CTCAGGTCGTTACGGTTACAGAGGCTCCGCCtcgcgtgtctcatcccacccCAGGGCTCATGCACAGCCCATACACCAGAAACCTCCCCCTGACTACAGCAACTCTTCCAGAGCACAGCACTTTGACAAAAATGCCTATGTTTAA
- the LOC124485250 gene encoding claudin-10-like isoform X2 — MRNMVTEILAFILSTSGWVLVCSTLPTEYWKVSSLDGTVITTATYWSNLWRTCVTDSTGVSNCKDFPSMLALEGYIQVCRGLMIAAICLGFFGAIFALVGMKCTKIGGSDQNKARIAFLSGVNFILSGLCSLSACSLYAHRITSEFFDPMFVAQKYELGAALFIGWAGSILCLLGGLILSFSIGDSFPPKNSGRYGYRGSASRVSSHPRAHAQPIHQKPPPDYSNSSRAQHFDKNAYV, encoded by the exons ATGAGGAACATGGTGACAGAGATCTTGGCGTTTATCCTCTCCACTTCTGGATGGGTGCTTGTCTGCTCCACTCTGCCCACGGAATACTGGAAGGTGTCCTCTCTCGACGGCACGGTCATCACCACGGCAACCTACTGGTCTAATCTCTGGAGGACATGTGTTACAGACTCAACAGGGGTTTCCAACTGCAAGGACTTTCCCTCCATGCTGGCATTGGAGG GCTACATTCAGGTCTGCAGAGGTCTCATGATAGCAGCCATCTGCCTCGGATTCTTTGGTGCCATCTTTGCCTTGGTCGGGATGAAGTGCACCAAAATTGGAGGAAGTGATCAAAACAAAGCTAGAATAGCTTTTCTCTCAGGAGTTAATTTCATACTGAGTG GTCTCTGCTCTTTGTCTGCATGTTCCCTGTACGCCCACAGGATCACGTCAGAGTTTTTTGACCCCATGTTTGTCGCACAGAA ATACGAATTAGGAGCTGCCCTGTTCATCGGCTGGGCAGGCTCCATCCTGTGTCTCCTAGGGGGGCTCATCCTCAGTTTCTCCATCGGAGACAGTTTCCCTCCAAAAAA CTCAGGTCGTTACGGTTACAGAGGCTCCGCCtcgcgtgtctcatcccacccCAGGGCTCATGCACAGCCCATACACCAGAAACCTCCCCCTGACTACAGCAACTCTTCCAGAGCACAGCACTTTGACAAAAATGCCTATGTTTAA
- the LOC124485225 gene encoding claudin-10: MWKRKIQLSGFLISSLGWVFVLCTMAMDYWRVSQVGGTGGSFIIKVAWFWSNLWKDCFTDSSGISNCRDFPVLWSVTAYVQGVRGLLMCGLGFGFFGILFCFLGMECTYLGGEDQMKDKLLLAGSVFHFVGGLADIAGYCLYVNRIAKTTFSGNQPRGTLIYDLGEPVFLGLVASFFILLGAILYAVTVYRILFPKSPENGNGTQTYMAARSRGQTLYNGTYRPSRLYSRQYGTYKGSGRSSSYQLSTISKTSIEKMSERDAFV; the protein is encoded by the exons ATGTGGAAGCGTAAGATCCAGTTGTCTGGCTTCCTGATCTCTTCCCTGGGATGGGTGTTTGTGCTCTGCACCATGGCCATGGACTACTGGAGGGTGTCCCAGGTAGGCGGCACTGGAGGCTCCTTCATCATCAAGGTGGCCTGGTTTTGGTCCAACCTGTGGAAAGATTGCTTCACTGACTCCTCAGGTATCAGCAACTGCAGAGACTTCCCTGTACTCTGGTCTGTCACTG CATATGTCCAAGGTGTTAGAGGCTTGTTGATGTGCGGACTCGGTTTTGGGTTCTTTGGGATACTGTTTTGCTTTCTGGGGATGGAGTGCACGTACCTTGGAGGAGAGGACCAAATGAAAGATAAATTATTGCTGGCAGGATCAGTATTTCACTTTGTTGGTG GTCTGGCAGACATTGCTGGATACTGCTTATACGTAAACAGAATCGCCAAGACAACCTTTTCTGGCAATCAACCTAGAGGAACCTTGAT CTATGATCTCGGCGAACCTGTCTTTTTGGGACTGGTGGCTAGTTTCTTTATCCTTCTGGGTGCCATACTTTATGCTGTTACTGTTTACAGAATACTCTTCCCTAAAAG CCCAGAAAATGGAAatggcacacaaacatacatggcCGCTCGCTCTAGGGGTCAAACCCTCTACAACGGCACCTACAGACCAAGCAGACTGTACTCTAGACAGTACGGCACCTACAAAGGCTCAGGACGATCCAGCAGTTACCAGCTCTCCACCATCTCAAAGACAAGCATCGAAAAGATGTCTGAGAGAGATGCTTTTGTGTAG
- the LOC124485224 gene encoding claudin-10, which yields MNYRTVVMYIEIGCFVVCVSGWILVCSTMPTEIWTWSEVSSIVLTTSNYFSNLWKDCVSDSTGMSDCKGIPSLFALSWDIHMCRALIITSIILAFFGSILVLVGMKCTKLGGSEIINARVTFAGGMNYLVSGLCSMVAFSFFGNKLRAEFHDMHFKEQKFEIGVGVYIGWGGSTLLVVGGLLYSIFAGKEGCNSSSDRKQQPPYRISEANIVLPSEAPVKQTYVVSSQRTEGGQSRKSKASSDSQVSNVTEISRKTKPFATNAYV from the exons ATGAATTACAGGACTGTAGTGATGTACATAGAGATAGGctgttttgtggtgtgtgtgagtggatggATCCTGGTCTGCTCCACCATGCCAACTGAGATTTGGACCTGGTCTGAAGTAAGCAGCATTGTCCTGACTACATCGAACTACTTCTCCAATCTTTGGAAGGACTGTGTTTCTGACTCAACCGGAATGTCTGACTGCAAGGGCATCCCTTCCCTGTTTGCATTGAGCT GGGACATTCACATGTGTAGGGCTCTGATCATTACTTCTATCATCCTGGCATTCTTTGGGTCTATTCTGGTCTTGGTGGGGATGAAGTGCACCAAACTGGGAGGATCGGAGATTATAAATGCAAGGGTAACATTTGCTGGAGGGATGAACTACCTGGTCTCAG ggTTGTGTTCTATGGTGGCTTTTTCCTTTTTTGGAAACAAATTAAGAGCAGAATTTCATGATATGCATTTTAAGGAACAAAA gtTTGAAATAGGAGTTGGTGTGTATATTGGCTGGGGAGGCTCCACATTGCTAGTTGTGGGAGGCCTTCTTTATAGTATCTTTGCAGGGAAGGAAGGCTGCAACTCAAG TTCAGACAGAAAGCAGCAGCCTCCCTATAGGATTTCTGAGGCCAACATCGTGTTACCTTCAGAGGCTCCAGTTAAACAGACCTACGTAGTGTCATCACAACGCACAGAGGGTGGACAGAGTCGGAAGTCAAAGGCCAGCAGTGACAGCCAAGTTAGCAATGTCACTGAGATCAGCAGAAAAACCAAACCTTTTGCCACGAATGCTTATGTGTGA